The nucleotide sequence ATGATATTGATGAGATTTTCTTTCCAAGAAAAGGTGCAAcaagaaggaagaagaagaaagaggggGCATTGGTCATATTTGTGTATGTAGAACTATATAATATAATGTtgaaaaattttataatataagaTTGAAAAATAGAGTAATGATTGAGGATAGTGGCTTTTGAGGAAAGAGGGTATTTTTGCAAGAAAGGGAAACCTATAAAGTTTGGCATTAATTTGAAGTGATTGGAGGAAGCAGTACCTTGTCTGCCAAAGTATTTGTACTACTaagttattatatattaatttttatggctaatatatattaaaataactatatgaaaaatattataagaatcaATAACATGGAATGTGGTGTAGCGGATGGAGATGTTcctcccttaatcagaggtcgagggttcgatccaggacatggagaaaactctgttgggagcactACCCCCCAAATGAAGCCCTACCCGGCGCGAATCCAGATTAATCGTACTCCAATGCGGGTATCGGATACtggatgaaaaaatatatatattataagaagAAATTCTTCTCATTACAAAATGGCAAAAAAAAAGATACATACATTAAGATACtggtcaaaatttaaataatttgacTCTTGAAAAATGAAACGTGACAGATAATTTGGATGGAACGGGTAGTATATTATAGCAGTAGTAATAAGTACTGCTTGTTGCTTTGATCAATTCAGATTCGTGTCGTATGAGGGTTTGTATTGGGCAAAGTATTGCTCACAATCATGATCTTAATTTTTTGTATTACTATTCAAAGCTCGAACCAGATACTTTTGATTAACGACAGGTGGATTCTGTTCATCCTAGTTGTGTAAGTCGTATTCCATACTAAAAACTCTAACTCTGGGGTAAAATGTTTTCAATTAAAGACGAGTTTATACTCACGGCTCGTACCCAAGATCTAATTTAATACTCTAAGCAAATAAACCTTGTCCCTTATATTGAACGCTCGTTCCTATCTATTGATAAAAAGATCTTCGTGAGTTTCTATCTCGTTTTGTGCATTTTAATCTGATTAAATCTCCTTTCGTGAAAATATAATTCGAGattaaaaatttcaagaaacttATTTTCTTACAAGAATTTTAGAAATGCAATTATTTTAAAGATTACAATATACAACAAATCATTTGAATATTGTGATTTAAGACAAGTCATGTTAAAATTGTTACTTAATTGAATAGGCAAAaggtattatattatattgttggTAAATGATTATCTAATATACAATCAAAAATTTGGAAACTTCCTGGAAAACAATAATACAAAGTACCATCTTGATTAATCCAAAAATAATTGAAGTAACAAACgtaattttgttttaaattattttgtctCCCAATTTTTGTTCATACTGTGGAATcggaattttgaatttattagttctgaattatatatatatatatatatatataccctattcatctctttctcttcagtttagttattttaacaatatcttctttaatcacattCCGAGACAATAACAACAGtccttttttaatcttctttggaCTTTTCAAATCCCTaagaatttacagattaatccaccGTTACTGCTAAAAtactgagagaataaccatatactaggggtatatttataaataatttaccaATATTATAAGATTGAACAACTGCCGGTAATCcgcgcacacacatatatatataactaattcAGGTatacgcgcctcgcgcgtgtacctcactttaatgagtttaaaaattacattaaataagatatttgtttaaataataaagataaatataataattaaatttaatatcttttgagtatgtaaagatgaagaatttatttattaaacctaatctttaccaaaaatactattaaaagtcgatcgacattcatttatcatctgtaaattgcaacaaaataatacaatgatagagacatcaaaataatacaattaaatctaatctttacacacaatttttttttcaaagtcgtccgacactcatctaccacttgtaaacaataacaaaataatacgttaatagagatatcaaaatagaagtcttatatattttaggaagtctagttaatataataaaaaataattaaataataaattaaaaaatagtgaaaagacaattttgtttaaaaagagtttcaaatcacttttctgtAGAAAAATTAGAATTAACTAATAGTTTAAGGAAAAATCTGATTACCAAAATTTAGTTGATTTGCCCTCTGTAAtagtaaaataacttaaaatataattacaatttTATTTAATAGTTATATGACTTGGCTAACGTGACTTTATTTTCTTACAATTATAACGAGACTTTgccatttaaaattttattaatttgttaattaattacaattttaaGTTAAAGGAAATCCTAACGTGATTTTGCTGTCTTTTTTCCTTACAAATATGATATATTACTtagttttatggtatattattcAAACAAGGAAAGGTTTAAGGATTAAGTTTGAATGAATTCAAACAATgaaagttttatcataaatatatttaattaatttttaactcttaaatattaaaaaaatagtgaaaagatagttttaTCTAAAGCGGAGTCTTTTAAtaaagagcaaaaagttcaattcacttttctaagggtcttcacacttttaatatattatagattattgaattttgaataaattattatatctatTAAGTagatttcttaataaaaaaaaaatacataatctCGAAATGGAGTTTGCCAAAACACAATAACTCTTCAGGTGTGACAACTATGGCCCAtacattaaataaaattaattcaaatgtaAGTTCATATTAATTAAAAGTTTAATATATGCTACAATCTCTAGCTTCtaattcttaaaatttttaagtcCAAATAATGGAGGTTGTCTACTTTTTCATCTTGTAATTAACAACGGAATCAGAATATTCACTAAGAAGAGtgaatataataaagaaaaacataaaaaacattgaaaaattcaatatatatatatatatatatatatatatatatatataatgtaatttttcaGTAAAGAAATGTCAATTGATATCTTGTGAACAAGGATGACTCTGCCACTAATCGTATCATCTAAATTTCCAaagaactatttttattattacatcTTCACCTCAAACTAGTAATAGAAATCTAGATTAAGATTCTAGAAACAAGACTCGAGTTACTCATAAGGATGATAATTGAGAGTCCGTGCAAGAATCTCTCTTGAAGCAAGACTCGAATAATTCGTATGGATAGTAGTTAAGCTCGCTCGTGCAAGAATCTCTAGAAACAAGAATCGAATTACTCGCACTGATGATAACTGAGAGCTCATGCAAGAACATTATTAGAAACAAGTCTCGAATAATTCGTGTGGATAATAATTGAGCTCGCTCATGCAAGAATCAAATCTCTAGACAAGACTCGATATCTAGAAACAAGAATCGAATTACTCGTAATGATGATAATTGAGAGATCGTGCGAGAATATCTCTAGATACAAGACTCGAATAGTTTGTGGGAATGGTAATTGAGCCCGCTCGCACAAGAATCTCTAGAAACAAAACTCGAATTACTCATTCCAACGAGTCTTTAGAAACAAGAATCGAATTACTCGTAATGATTATAATTGAGAACTCGTGCAAAAAAATCTTTAGAAACAAGACCCGAATATTTCATATATAATTACAAGAGTATGTTTTTGGCAATTTGCCActaacaaattattattattattattacataaaaaatagaaggaaagaaaacttaaaaataattggaaagaaaacttaaaaataattaaaaaagaacacGTTCACGGTGGGACTCGAACCCACAATCTCCCGCTCCGGAGGCGAGCGCCTTATCCATTAGGCCACGCGAACTTGATTGTTACGTCTTTATTTACTTAATTAGTACTTCTTATCAATAAttcaatttgagattttggtgacTATATCTTGCAACTTATCTCATATTTGACCACCCTTTGATGACAAACTAAAATGTTTTGAAGACAaagtaaggaaaatattaatttgggCCTGTATAaaagggtctatcgaaaacaatcttTTTACCCAGCAAATTGTATAGTGGTAATGGTCTGTGTACATCATATAGACTCTCCTCATATCAGTGGCAGAGTCAGAAATTTGACGAAAAGTGTGCAAATTTTGGTGTGTAAAAATTAAATACACATTCATAATagctaaaatttattttatatatacaacataattttccgacgaaggatTGACATCTGACCACCTTTCGATATAGATGGCTCTGTCAATGCCTCAGACTTGTTAGAGGTTCAAGTTTGTTTTCTTGCATGAGGGGATAGAATGTGTTCTTTTCTCAtcatagtatttaattaaaaactttatttatttgactgataaattctaagttagacatataatattatatttagattgttGAAATTTGCATAatgatattttaagttattaaaactTTTATGTATTGGTAGtcgattatattttttaaataatttaagttcttaattattgtgatttataatattttttttttctattctactaattagaagtgacatagtaaaattattgtaaaaaattcttgtgaattttttttaagtggctcCATATAGGAcatcatgttaatttaaaacatcaaaaattaatttatcattttacgtctattttacctttttttattaaatattattaattttgttaatacttaaatgactcaaTAATTAAATATGGGCAATTTAGTAAAATAACGATTGAAGTAGTtgaaacagtcatgtcataaatatctattttcatttttattaaatatttttttttttaatatgtaaatgacttataataattatttagggataatatagtagaATTACTATTGAAACAGCTGAGCCAGACATATCGAACATGAgcagcctgcttcagctgcttattGTGACTTCCTATATaggatactaataatataatctttttaatacttaaataaccataataagtaattaaggatgatatagtaaaatcgcgATTGAAATCACGAAACAGACATGTATTAAAAATGATATAgcataataactataaaaaattacttgtgaaaataacCTAAGTGAGACTCATATAAAATGTCAAgctaatttaaaatatcaagagttaatttattattttatgttcattttatatttttttattaaatattattaattttttttatacttagatgacttataataattaattaggggtgatatagtaaaattacggttgaagcagttgaagcagacatgtcataaatatttattttacttatttgtattaaatattagtaattttctaatacgtaaataatttataataattaattaggggtgatatagtaaaaacaCGATTATAGTAGCTGAAGCAGGTATGTCGACCTGCTGCCTGCTTCAACTGCTAAACTGCCTCTtataattaggggtgatatagtaaaaacaCGGTTAtaacagctgaagcagacatgtcgacgGTTATAGCAGcagaagcaggcatgtcgacctgctgcctgcttcagctgctaaACTGCCTCTtataattaggggtgatatagtaaaaacatagttatagcagctgaagcaggcatgtcgacctggctgcctgcttcagctgctaaACTGCCTCTTATAATATAAGAGAATATCGATAGTATAATTTTATGAATGCAATTTAACCTATGGTACAAGGTTTCTAATTAATTGCCTtgatttataaattattaattaacatTGTTTATAAGAAGTTTATTTTTTGTTACCTTTAAGGTTACTTGATAGTTATAGTGTACAATTTTCTTACAGAATCTCATAGAAAGCTCAACAACAATAAAGTATAATGAGCTCAATAGTAGTGACAAAGATCGAACatataaactttaaattttaaatccatcttctttatatatatttggCATCCTTCCTTCAATTAACATTTAAACTTAAAGttattgttaatttttaatttgtctTCATCACAATATTGTCCTCATAAAGATGAGCCTTTGCGTAACTGATAATTAATGTTATTGTCATGTGATTAGGAAGTCACGAGTTCGAGTTGTGGAAACAACCTCTAGCACAAATACAGTGTAAAACTACGTTACAATAAAGCCCTTATATGATCCAGCCCTTTCCAGACTCCAGTACCCTGCACATTGTCCTCACACCCTCTTGTAGCATTgtcatataatcatattttacatatttttaatattactCAACCAAGCACAGAAACAAATAAttgtttttttcaaataaatattttcgatggaaaatgttttctaacCTTGCTACTATGCACACtaaaatactttaaattttattaaaaattcacAACCTAATTGATTACATACTTGCTCATAATAATACCAAGTACCAACAATCTCAAATTACTAAATGACAACTATAAACACACATCTCATAAGTAATTTAGAGATGGGTCTAGAGCGATTTCTATGAGTTCAACTAAACTTCGATCCATCAAGACTTTCGCCTAGAACCATGTATACATGTATCACACGAAATTTTTTAAACGTATAGATAATAGAACCACACACTTATTTCGTAAAGCAGTTGACTTTTGATTCTGAATTCGCCTCTAACTGATCTCGAATGCATTGTTTTCTGAACTCATGAAGACATTTTATTAAAATACCACGTATACATATAtcacatgaaaatttaaacgtaTACATAATAGAACCACACACTTATTTTGTGAACCTGTCGACTCTTGATTCTGAATTCGCCTCTAACTGATCTCGGACGGGTTATTTCCTGAACTCATGAAGACATTATACCAAAAAACCATATCATTATTGAAACTAGTCATGTCTTCATGTCCATAATTTGTTGAATATTGCATGATCTCCTCTTTGTTTGATTGAGTATGATCATGAgaacttgaattattttcttgaaaatcttcttGATGATCATGACAATAAGTTGGATGATAAGTAACCATATTTTGAGAATCTTGATAATAATTTGGAGATATTATATGGTGGTCAATATTTTGTGTAACATTTGTTGTCATTTCATGGTTTTGTTTGGTAGTTGTAGTAGATGCTAGATCAATATTGTGTTGTTCTAATCTTTTCTTCAAGTGAGTGTGCCAGAAATTCTTGATTTCGTTATCAGTTCTTCCTGGCAACCTCGAAGCAATTGCAGACCATCTGAAGAAAAAGAACATCAATTGAAGCTACGATATCCACATATAACATCGTAATATtctgtattatttatgttaagaAATTCActttatatgtataaataacatgtGTCAAACTCAattattgtcatattctagaatCCAACCtattaacttaaaatcatgtatCCACCTTGTTTTGATTTCTCGAATCAAGCGATTCATAAATCGAAAACCCTAATACACGTAAATATAAATGGTCCAACAGAAGCAAGAATTTCTTTTGCATACATTATTAGGTCACGTAAAAGATAACAATATTAATTAACACCTAGTCATTCATAAAAAAGTGGTAAGTTTAGTTATCTAATATTTATCGTTTAATacagtataatttttcgacgacGAAGAGTGAGATCGATAGCATTTTGTACATACCTATTTCCAAGAAGTTGATGTAACTTAATGAttatttgttcttcttcttcactaaAATTTCCTCTTTTAATGTCTGGCCTTAAGTAATTTATCCACCTTAATCTGCAACTTTTTCCACACCTTAATAAACCTataacaatttcaaaaaaaaaacaaaaaacacagAGAAAGTTAATTATagatcataatatcaagaaataacTAATTGTTTGAactatatatgtatctatatacaTACAATAATGAGAATCAACCCTTTTCCAAAGAGAcggatcaaaaatttaaattttatgatagatttaatatttatgttttttatcacTGAATGTTAGTGCACTTAGCCACATATAATGAAGAATAATCATCAATCGTTAAATATATTTTATCGAAATATAATGATATTGAGTGCATAGAAAATTATattgtgtgtatatgtatatagacTAAAATTTACTTCTTATATCTTTAAATATCATTAGCGAAATTTCTAATTTTGTCTACCACTTAAATCTATTGCATGCACTTTCATAATTTCCCCTATATAAGAAGTGAGAGTTCAATAGCTGTTGTCGGTCGACATATCTGCTTCAGtgcttcaaattaaaaaaataagttggcaaaaacatgcatacatatacatatacataaaattaataaaaataaaatacaagtcAAACTTAATTACCAGCTTGTTTAGGAAGTGCTCTCCAATtttcatgtgtatatatattacattaaatCTTTGAATATCATTAGCGAAATTCCTGATTTTGTCTACCACTTGAATCTATTGCATGCACTTTCAtaatttctcttatataagaAGTGAGAGTTCAACAACTAAAGCATATGCTGCTTTCgatcgacatgtctgcttcagttcaaataagaaataattttccaaaaacatacatattatacataaattttttaaaaaatataaaaatcaaacttaattaaTTACCAGCTTGTTTAGGAAGTGCTCTCCAATTTTCATGTCcatatttttgaataaatgatatcaaaatttgatCTTCTTCTTGAGTCCATGGCCCTTTCTTTAACCCCATTTTCTCACAACATGGAGCTCTTACCattttttgcctattttttttattttttttttcaatttctctctctAAATAATACAATATAAAGATGAGAATAAGACTAAATGGAAAAAGAGAGTGAAAAAAAAGGGCAAATATAATTACATATAAAAAGTTAAAAACGTGGAAAAGGTGGTCCAATTAAttgttttattcttatttttatttggtacCTTTTATCACAAAGAGATTTGGCATTGGATTTTTCTCTCAAACTAATTATTACATCGAAAGAAGAtgactaattattttattacatagAGAAGGATACTAGTAGTTTCCTTATGGAGTTAAAAAGTCTAAAGTGAAAAGTAATTCGGATCACTAAAGCTCTCTTTATGTGCAGAGTTTAACAAAAAATCGgattataaaaatttattataggaaaaatatataaagtagtatacttaaatattaaattacaaaaaataacaacacttttatcaaattacattttgtaacatatgtatttgtatgcatttgtatttttgtagcaacagtttgcaaaaacacaaaattcatatcgatcataagggcagtaaaaatcatatgtatttttatttttgtagcaacagtttgcaaaaatacaataatacaacttgttattttaagcaattatgaaactgttgctacaaaactcataattaaggggataagtatgttatttctgaattttgtccATTATTATACGAGTCTTACTTTACACTTATGCTAGATACTATTTTCACGACGAACTATAATTTTCTCGTTACATGACAACAATTTTATCAGTTTCGAGGTTTTCCTTCAGGTTTAATTGTttgtttgattaaaaaatattttaaaaagttataagTATTTGATTGCgcttttagagaaaaaaaaaagtgattagCAGCTTGGAGCAATAAAGTTTTCGCTATATGTAGGGTTTGAGAAAAGGTCGGATTATAAGGATTTACTGTACGAGTCTTACCTTATA is from Capsicum annuum cultivar UCD-10X-F1 chromosome 5, UCD10Xv1.1, whole genome shotgun sequence and encodes:
- the LOC107872700 gene encoding transcription factor MYB14, which encodes MVRAPCCEKMGLKKGPWTQEEDQILISFIQKYGHENWRALPKQAGLLRCGKSCRLRWINYLRPDIKRGNFSEEEEQIIIKLHQLLGNRWSAIASRLPGRTDNEIKNFWHTHLKKRLEQHNIDLASTTTTKQNHEMTTNVTQNIDHHIISPNYYQDSQNMVTYHPTYCHDHQEDFQENNSSSHDHTQSNKEEIMQYSTNYGHEDMTSFNNDMVFWYNVFMSSGNNPSEIS